A single Streptomyces sp. Edi2 DNA region contains:
- a CDS encoding APC family permease, with protein MASVDEIAPERARASGSLRRDVGLIGLMWASVGSIIGSGWLYGAQKAVVVAGPAALISWIIGAVAVVLLALVHAELGGLFPVAGGTARYPHYAFGGLAGMSFGWFSWLQAATVAPIEVEAMIGYAGHWSWAQGFQHANGTLTTSGFIVAVVLMAIFVAVNFLGVKVLAHTNSAATWWKIAVPLGAIFVIAATNFHPHNFTSQGFAPFGAKGVLSAISTSGIIFALLGFEQAIQLAGESRNPKRDLPRATIGSVLIGAVIYVLLQVVYIGALPLASFAHGWAKLDYAGISGPWAGLATVVGLGWLGWVLYADAIISPGGTGLIYTTSTSRISYGLSKNGYAPRLFEKTDGRGVPWFGLIISFVTGVICFLPFPSWQELVSFITSASVLMYAGAPLAFGVFRNRLPHHERPYRLPGGGVISPVSFVVASLIIYWAGWDTLQRLGWAIIIGYVLLGSYAWYATKKHLPNAPRLDWKAAQWLPVYLVGMGLIAWQGGFGGQGHLPLWWDIVVITAFSLGIYYWARATAVSSEAIEQNIEEVAVVDEGGH; from the coding sequence ATGGCAAGCGTTGACGAGATCGCTCCTGAGAGGGCACGGGCCTCCGGCTCCCTCCGGAGGGACGTGGGACTGATCGGCCTGATGTGGGCGTCGGTCGGCTCCATCATCGGCTCGGGGTGGCTCTACGGGGCGCAGAAGGCCGTGGTGGTGGCGGGGCCGGCCGCACTGATCTCCTGGATCATCGGCGCGGTCGCGGTGGTGCTGCTGGCACTGGTGCACGCCGAGCTCGGTGGCCTGTTCCCGGTGGCCGGTGGTACGGCGCGGTATCCGCACTACGCCTTTGGTGGCCTGGCCGGAATGTCCTTCGGCTGGTTCTCCTGGCTCCAGGCGGCGACCGTGGCCCCGATCGAGGTCGAGGCCATGATCGGTTACGCCGGTCACTGGTCGTGGGCCCAGGGGTTCCAGCACGCCAACGGGACCCTCACGACCAGCGGCTTCATCGTCGCGGTCGTCCTGATGGCGATCTTTGTCGCGGTGAACTTCCTCGGTGTGAAGGTGCTGGCGCACACGAACAGCGCGGCGACCTGGTGGAAGATCGCCGTACCCCTCGGGGCGATCTTCGTCATCGCGGCGACCAACTTCCACCCGCACAACTTCACCTCGCAGGGCTTCGCCCCCTTCGGTGCCAAGGGTGTGCTCAGCGCCATCAGCACCAGCGGCATCATCTTCGCGCTGCTCGGCTTCGAGCAGGCCATCCAGCTCGCCGGGGAGAGCCGCAACCCCAAGCGCGACCTGCCGCGCGCCACGATCGGCTCGGTATTGATCGGCGCCGTGATCTACGTCCTTCTCCAGGTGGTCTACATAGGCGCGCTGCCGCTGGCCTCCTTCGCACACGGGTGGGCCAAGCTGGACTACGCGGGCATCAGCGGTCCGTGGGCCGGCCTGGCGACCGTGGTGGGCCTGGGTTGGCTGGGCTGGGTCCTCTACGCGGACGCGATCATCTCCCCCGGTGGCACCGGCCTGATCTACACCACCTCGACCTCGCGCATCTCCTACGGCCTCAGCAAGAACGGCTATGCGCCCCGGCTGTTCGAGAAGACCGACGGCCGTGGTGTGCCGTGGTTCGGCCTGATCATCTCGTTCGTGACCGGCGTGATCTGCTTCCTGCCCTTCCCGAGCTGGCAGGAGCTGGTCTCCTTCATCACCTCGGCGAGCGTGCTGATGTACGCGGGCGCGCCGCTGGCGTTCGGGGTCTTCCGCAACCGGCTGCCGCACCATGAGCGCCCGTACCGCCTGCCCGGCGGCGGTGTGATCTCGCCGGTGTCCTTCGTCGTCGCGAGCCTGATCATTTACTGGGCCGGCTGGGACACCCTCCAGCGGCTGGGCTGGGCGATCATCATCGGGTATGTGCTGCTCGGCAGCTACGCCTGGTACGCGACGAAGAAGCACCTGCCGAACGCCCCGCGACTGGACTGGAAGGCCGCGCAGTGGCTTCCGGTGTACCTGGTCGGCATGGGCCTCATCGCGTGGCAGGGCGGCTTCGGCGGCCAGGGGCACCTTCCGCTCTGGTGGGACATCGTGGTCATCACGGCGTTCTCGCTGGGCATCTACTACTGGGCCCGCGCCACCGCCGTCTCGTCCGAGGCGATCGAACAGAACATCGAGGAGGTCGCGGTCGTGGACGAGGGCGGACACTGA
- a CDS encoding CsbD family protein produces MSAVEKAKAKAEQTTGKAEKEVGRTVGNERLEADGVVRESKGNLRDAKESGKDALKD; encoded by the coding sequence ATGAGCGCCGTGGAGAAGGCGAAGGCCAAGGCGGAGCAGACGACCGGGAAGGCGGAAAAGGAAGTCGGCCGCACGGTCGGCAATGAACGTCTCGAAGCAGATGGCGTGGTGCGGGAATCCAAGGGAAACCTGCGCGACGCAAAGGAAAGCGGCAAGGACGCACTCAAGGACTGA
- a CDS encoding amidohydrolase family protein: MSAVGTTPAFVRSTRRGGAAGPPVHPPAAPPPHGPGCLLRGFREESELAFAGPGVGWHYETGVQLMRLILAGTLDRHPDLQIILGHWGEVVLFYLERMESLNPALKLDRPLRDYFRQNVFYTPSGILSQACLQRTLEIAGVERVMFSADYPFQETGGGRAREFLERAELAPEERELIAHGNWERLLAR; encoded by the coding sequence GTGAGCGCAGTAGGGACGACCCCGGCTTTCGTCCGCTCTACGAGGCGCGGCGGAGCTGCGGGTCCCCCTGTACATCCACCCGCAGCTCCCCCGCCGCACGGTCCGGGATGCCTACTACGCGGGTTTCGGGAAGAGAGCGAGCTCGCCTTCGCCGGTCCGGGCGTCGGCTGGCACTACGAGACGGGCGTCCAGCTGATGCGCCTCATCCTCGCGGGCACCTTGGACCGGCATCCGGATCTGCAGATCATCCTCGGTCATTGGGGCGAAGTCGTGCTCTTCTACCTGGAGCGGATGGAGTCGCTGAACCCGGCGCTCAAGCTCGACCGGCCCTTGCGCGACTACTTCCGGCAGAACGTCTTCTACACGCCGAGCGGCATTCTCAGCCAGGCCTGCCTTCAGCGCACCCTCGAGATCGCCGGTGTGGAACGCGTGATGTTCTCGGCCGACTACCCCTTCCAGGAAACCGGCGGAGGCAGGGCTCGTGAGTTCCTGGAACGTGCCGAGCTGGCGCCCGAGGAGCGGGAACTCATCGCCCACGGCAACTGGGAGCGACTGCTCGCACGCTGA
- a CDS encoding TetR/AcrR family transcriptional regulator, translated as MAEGRCERADAVRNRRAILEATERLLTENPPEQVSMERIAAAAGVGKGTVFHRFGSRAGLMRELMLERALSLHESVAHGPPPLGPGAPPGERLLAFLDAVVDVVGRNKGLLAALGQAATAPRDPQEDAREQHSVYGFWHGHISGLLAEERPGLDAELLAHVLLGALQNGPIVRLLGQGETRRLAMSLKLLVTGVLE; from the coding sequence ATGGCGGAAGGCCGCTGCGAACGCGCCGACGCGGTACGCAACCGGCGCGCAATCCTGGAGGCGACCGAAAGGCTCCTCACCGAAAACCCACCGGAGCAGGTGTCGATGGAGCGCATCGCTGCCGCGGCCGGTGTCGGCAAGGGCACGGTGTTCCACCGCTTCGGCAGCCGCGCGGGCCTCATGCGGGAGCTCATGCTGGAACGTGCCCTCTCCTTGCACGAGTCGGTCGCACACGGCCCCCCGCCGCTGGGCCCGGGCGCCCCTCCCGGAGAGCGGCTGCTGGCCTTCCTCGACGCGGTCGTGGACGTGGTCGGCCGCAACAAGGGTCTGTTGGCTGCCCTCGGTCAGGCGGCGACAGCCCCCCGCGACCCCCAGGAGGACGCGCGCGAACAGCACTCGGTCTACGGGTTCTGGCACGGCCACATCAGCGGGCTGCTCGCCGAAGAACGCCCCGGGCTGGACGCCGAGTTGCTGGCCCATGTCCTGCTCGGCGCACTGCAGAACGGGCCGATCGTGCGCCTGCTGGGGCAGGGCGAGACTCGACGGCTCGCGATGTCGCTGAAGCTGCTGGTCACCGGCGTGCTGGAGTGA
- a CDS encoding zinc-binding dehydrogenase: MRRIRYHSYGGPEVLTLEEAPVPVPKAGQVLIRAEAIGANFVDTQLRRGMAQAELYPRPLPRSLTGDVVGTVEAVGPDTDPALFGRRVAAASEDAFCDLAVADARWLVPVPDGLDADTASALPMAAPVALGALRAGRLAHGEIVLVHSAAGTIGHLAVQLVKAAGAGTVVATASTAAKLDFARAHGADIGVNYSDEDWPQQVRTAVPGGVNVVLDAAGGEILRRSLDVLAPYGRLVAYGAASGELGSVPVTDLFALRSVIGFSLLAARAADPEQALKDLAELTEYAAQGLLRTAVHARLPLTAAGEVHRLLESRAQLGRVLVVP, from the coding sequence GTGCGACGAATCCGCTACCACTCCTACGGCGGCCCCGAGGTCCTCACCCTGGAAGAAGCCCCCGTTCCGGTCCCGAAGGCGGGGCAGGTGCTCATCCGGGCCGAGGCGATCGGCGCCAATTTCGTGGACACCCAGCTTCGGCGCGGCATGGCCCAGGCCGAGCTCTACCCGAGGCCCTTACCCAGGTCCCTCACAGGCGACGTAGTGGGCACGGTCGAGGCGGTCGGGCCGGACACGGACCCGGCCCTGTTCGGGCGGCGGGTCGCCGCGGCGTCCGAGGACGCGTTCTGCGACCTGGCTGTCGCGGATGCACGCTGGCTCGTCCCGGTACCCGACGGGCTCGACGCGGACACGGCCAGTGCACTCCCGATGGCGGCACCAGTGGCCCTGGGTGCACTGCGCGCCGGACGGCTTGCGCACGGCGAGATCGTACTGGTCCACTCCGCTGCGGGCACCATTGGCCACCTCGCCGTGCAGCTCGTGAAGGCGGCCGGCGCGGGGACGGTCGTCGCCACGGCCAGTACGGCTGCCAAGCTGGACTTCGCCCGCGCCCACGGCGCCGACATCGGCGTCAACTACAGCGACGAGGACTGGCCGCAGCAGGTCCGCACGGCCGTGCCCGGCGGAGTGAATGTCGTCCTCGATGCGGCCGGTGGCGAGATTCTGCGCCGCAGCCTGGACGTACTGGCACCGTACGGACGGCTGGTGGCGTACGGCGCGGCGAGCGGCGAGCTCGGCAGCGTCCCCGTCACCGACCTGTTCGCACTGAGATCCGTCATCGGGTTTTCCCTGCTTGCCGCGCGTGCGGCTGACCCCGAGCAGGCTCTGAAGGATCTGGCTGAACTCACCGAGTACGCGGCGCAGGGGCTGTTGCGCACAGCGGTCCACGCCCGGCTGCCGCTGACCGCGGCCGGCGAGGTGCACCGGCTGCTGGAGAGCCGTGCACAGCTGGGCCGCGTACTGGTCGTCCCGTAG
- a CDS encoding maleylpyruvate isomerase N-terminal domain-containing protein — MDLFSRSWAALRTAVAELPDQDFGQPSGCTGWLVRDLVCHLIIDAQDVLITLATPAGTRPTVNAVTYWKVQDQPPTGEDPLDALTVRLAAAYQEPRLLTFHLDDVGSAAGRAAELADPGTRVSTRDEVLTVSDYLAAYVLEWTLHHLDLIAYLPDAKEPPPEGLARSRAMLEQIAGAAFPASFTDKDALLIGTGRRAPAEGECADLGGLAAKLPLVLG; from the coding sequence GTGGATCTCTTCTCACGCTCATGGGCAGCGTTGCGTACGGCGGTCGCCGAACTCCCTGACCAGGACTTCGGGCAGCCGTCCGGCTGCACCGGCTGGCTCGTGCGGGACCTCGTGTGCCACCTGATCATCGACGCGCAGGACGTCCTGATCACCCTCGCCACCCCCGCCGGAACCCGGCCGACCGTGAACGCGGTGACCTACTGGAAGGTCCAGGACCAACCGCCGACCGGCGAGGACCCGCTCGATGCGCTGACCGTCCGGCTGGCCGCCGCGTACCAGGAACCACGCCTGCTCACCTTCCACCTCGACGACGTCGGCTCCGCCGCCGGACGCGCCGCAGAACTCGCCGACCCCGGCACCCGGGTGAGCACCCGCGACGAGGTCCTGACCGTAAGCGACTACCTGGCCGCGTACGTCCTGGAATGGACGCTGCACCACCTCGATCTGATCGCGTACCTCCCGGACGCGAAGGAACCGCCCCCGGAGGGCCTGGCCCGGTCCCGCGCGATGCTGGAACAGATCGCCGGCGCCGCATTCCCCGCGTCGTTCACCGACAAGGACGCACTGCTGATCGGCACCGGGCGCCGGGCACCGGCCGAGGGGGAGTGCGCCGACCTCGGCGGACTGGCCGCGAAGCTGCCGCTCGTCCTGGGCTGA
- a CDS encoding gas vesicle protein K: protein MSERTGPRESRFDLDRDQMGRDLVSLVLTVVELLRQLMERQAIRRVEQGDLSDAQVDQIGETLMHLEERMTELCDQHGLRLEDLNLDLGPLGSLLPRH, encoded by the coding sequence ATGAGCGAACGCACCGGCCCGCGCGAGAGCAGATTCGACCTCGACCGTGACCAGATGGGCCGCGACCTCGTCTCGCTGGTACTCACCGTGGTGGAGCTCCTGCGGCAGTTGATGGAACGGCAGGCGATCCGCCGGGTGGAACAGGGAGACCTGAGCGACGCACAGGTGGACCAGATCGGGGAGACACTGATGCACCTCGAAGAGCGGATGACCGAGCTGTGCGATCAGCACGGCCTGCGCCTCGAAGACCTCAACCTCGATCTCGGGCCTCTGGGGTCCCTCCTGCCGCGCCATTAA
- a CDS encoding gas vesicle protein gives MSAQHPVPWETPGPLAGPIGVPLVDLLDRILATGVVISGDLVIAIADVPLVRLSLHALLSSVSERVPAPWSDSGPL, from the coding sequence TTGTCCGCCCAGCACCCCGTCCCCTGGGAAACACCGGGCCCGCTCGCCGGCCCCATCGGCGTCCCGCTGGTCGACCTTCTGGACCGCATCCTGGCCACCGGGGTCGTCATCAGCGGGGACCTGGTCATCGCCATCGCGGACGTGCCCCTGGTGCGGCTCTCCCTCCACGCGTTGCTGTCATCGGTCAGCGAACGCGTGCCCGCGCCGTGGTCGGACTCGGGCCCGCTATGA
- a CDS encoding GvpL/GvpF family gas vesicle protein, with translation MTGSSHATCSHATCSDATGRDATCSDATEEQPGTAYGATATYVYAVCRQLGPAALTGLAGLAEGFPVRGLRFGALTAVVQDVPAAEFSEDAWQQRLSDRTELERCARAHHEVVTAAAACGPTAPLALATLYRGDERARQALEADTDRFTAVLARIEDHAEWGVKVYLPASALAPSTAAPAPPLPHGGDRAPRGAGRAYLERKRGLHQAREHRHDRALQSAEDIDAALSRLATAARRLRPHSPEMTGEKHRMQILNATYLVTSVCEKRLRDAVASLRLRTGAEVELSGPWVPYSFVGEV, from the coding sequence ATGACGGGCAGCAGCCACGCAACATGCAGCCACGCAACGTGCAGCGACGCAACGGGCCGCGATGCAACGTGCAGCGACGCAACGGAGGAGCAGCCCGGCACCGCGTACGGAGCCACCGCGACCTACGTCTATGCGGTATGCCGACAGCTCGGCCCGGCCGCCCTCACGGGCCTCGCCGGCCTCGCCGAAGGCTTTCCCGTACGCGGTCTGCGGTTCGGCGCCCTCACGGCGGTCGTCCAGGACGTGCCCGCTGCCGAGTTCAGCGAGGACGCATGGCAGCAGCGGCTGTCGGACCGTACGGAGCTGGAACGCTGCGCACGAGCTCACCACGAAGTCGTGACCGCGGCCGCCGCCTGTGGCCCCACGGCACCGCTGGCGCTGGCCACTCTCTACCGGGGGGACGAGCGAGCGCGCCAGGCCCTGGAAGCGGACACGGACCGCTTCACCGCGGTGCTGGCACGCATCGAAGACCACGCCGAATGGGGGGTCAAGGTCTACCTTCCCGCGTCGGCCCTCGCGCCCTCCACGGCTGCGCCCGCCCCGCCTCTTCCGCACGGCGGCGACCGGGCGCCACGCGGAGCGGGCCGCGCTTACCTGGAGCGGAAGCGAGGGCTGCACCAGGCGCGGGAACACCGGCACGACCGCGCGCTGCAGAGCGCCGAAGACATCGATGCCGCCCTGAGCCGCCTGGCCACTGCGGCCCGCCGGCTGCGCCCGCACAGCCCGGAGATGACGGGGGAGAAGCACCGCATGCAGATCCTGAACGCCACCTACCTGGTGACCTCGGTGTGCGAAAAGCGACTGCGGGACGCGGTGGCGAGCCTGCGGCTTCGCACGGGAGCAGAGGTCGAACTATCGGGCCCCTGGGTCCCGTACTCCTTCGTCGGGGAGGTGTGA
- a CDS encoding gas vesicle protein — protein sequence MTDVDERWAAPPAANGPSTSNLADILERVLDKGIVIAGDIKIDLLDIELLTIRLRLFVASVETARKAGIDWWETDPALSSKAARNELREENHRLRERVEALESAEEGDSPSSRSQDTAGAGAGAGT from the coding sequence GTGACCGACGTCGATGAGAGATGGGCCGCTCCTCCTGCCGCCAACGGCCCGTCCACCTCGAACCTCGCCGACATCCTCGAACGCGTCCTGGACAAGGGGATCGTCATCGCCGGTGACATCAAGATCGACCTCCTCGACATCGAACTCCTCACCATCAGACTCCGGCTGTTCGTCGCGTCAGTGGAGACGGCCAGGAAAGCCGGCATCGACTGGTGGGAGACCGACCCCGCACTCAGTTCCAAGGCAGCACGGAACGAGTTGCGGGAGGAGAACCACCGGTTGCGTGAGCGCGTGGAAGCACTGGAGTCCGCCGAGGAGGGTGACTCACCCTCCTCCCGGTCACAGGACACGGCGGGCGCCGGCGCAGGGGCAGGGACATGA
- a CDS encoding gas vesicle protein GvpG translates to MGLISGVLTLPLAPVRGVVWVADQLAQAADRELHDPSVIRARLVALNHEFESGHLGKEAFEREEEQLLDLLYES, encoded by the coding sequence GTGGGGCTGATCAGCGGTGTGCTCACCCTGCCGCTCGCGCCGGTCCGGGGTGTGGTCTGGGTGGCCGATCAACTCGCTCAGGCGGCCGACCGCGAGCTGCACGACCCCTCCGTGATCCGCGCCCGGCTCGTCGCGCTGAACCATGAATTCGAATCCGGTCACCTCGGCAAAGAGGCGTTCGAACGGGAAGAGGAGCAACTGCTCGACCTGCTCTACGAGAGCTGA
- a CDS encoding GvpL/GvpF family gas vesicle protein: MTDDGSYVCGIYVYGIVRADHPLPSHLRGVGEPPGAVERIGEGHVAAVVSPAPPNLRARRRDLMAHQELLLALAASGPVLPMRFGMVAPDEAVVRRQLSDAEEQHLAALDDLAGRVEINVKAMPADDSLAALVKGDATIRGLREAVRRRPGYEANMRLGEAVAGALSRRAAEAGHEIVRALRPRAHAVAAGPEVSGCQVNMSFLVDRNDSAGFLAEAERLARHHRDRVELRVAGPLPCYSFLEPRPLAARARAGG; encoded by the coding sequence GTGACGGACGACGGCAGCTACGTCTGCGGCATTTACGTCTACGGCATCGTCCGGGCCGACCACCCGTTGCCCTCGCACCTGCGCGGAGTGGGAGAACCGCCGGGGGCGGTGGAGCGCATCGGTGAAGGGCACGTTGCCGCGGTCGTGAGCCCGGCGCCGCCGAACCTGCGCGCCCGTCGTCGCGACCTCATGGCGCACCAGGAGCTGCTGCTGGCCCTGGCCGCGTCCGGGCCCGTCCTGCCCATGCGGTTCGGCATGGTCGCACCGGACGAGGCGGTGGTCCGCCGGCAGCTCTCGGACGCCGAGGAGCAGCATCTGGCCGCCTTGGACGACCTCGCGGGAAGGGTCGAGATCAACGTCAAGGCGATGCCTGCCGACGACTCGCTCGCCGCGCTCGTCAAAGGGGACGCCACCATCCGCGGCCTGCGCGAGGCGGTGCGCCGACGGCCTGGCTACGAGGCGAACATGCGCCTCGGCGAGGCGGTGGCCGGCGCGCTGTCGCGCCGCGCCGCCGAAGCGGGTCATGAGATCGTGCGGGCGCTGAGGCCCCGGGCGCATGCGGTCGCCGCCGGGCCGGAGGTTTCCGGGTGCCAGGTCAATATGTCGTTCCTGGTGGACCGGAACGACAGCGCCGGCTTCCTCGCGGAGGCAGAGCGTCTGGCCCGGCACCACCGCGATCGCGTCGAACTCCGGGTGGCGGGCCCGCTGCCCTGCTACAGCTTCCTCGAACCGCGGCCGCTCGCCGCGAGGGCGAGGGCGGGAGGCTGA
- the gvpJ gene encoding gas vesicle protein GvpJ, whose product MATTTYSGLSGEVIPCPPRAGTLYDVMELILDRGMVIDVFIRVSLVGIEILKIDARIVVASVDTYLRFAEACNRLDLEHDSGSVTVPELFGGQAAKSVGKHKAKKAVSSIGDTVRSVVGGDDEDDESEEEAQPQRRRRSSSTRSKTASRRRRSEEE is encoded by the coding sequence ATGGCCACGACGACATATTCGGGACTGTCCGGCGAAGTCATTCCCTGCCCGCCCAGGGCAGGAACGCTGTACGACGTGATGGAACTCATCCTGGACCGGGGGATGGTCATCGATGTGTTCATACGCGTGTCCCTGGTCGGGATCGAAATCCTCAAGATAGACGCCCGCATCGTGGTGGCCAGCGTCGATACGTATCTGCGCTTTGCGGAGGCGTGCAACCGGCTGGATCTGGAGCACGATTCGGGCAGCGTGACCGTTCCGGAGCTCTTCGGCGGCCAGGCAGCCAAAAGCGTCGGAAAGCACAAGGCCAAGAAAGCCGTCAGCTCCATTGGTGACACCGTCCGCTCGGTGGTGGGCGGCGACGACGAGGATGACGAATCCGAGGAGGAAGCGCAGCCGCAGCGCCGGCGGCGCAGCAGTTCCACCCGGTCCAAAACCGCCTCCCGCCGACGGCGCTCAGAAGAGGAGTGA
- a CDS encoding gas vesicle protein, producing MAEQSRTRVRSSTAARKQKKTPGNGPGTVARRAAELLQSLISQRVEGVSAVRRTDDGWCVEVDVLELARIPDTTSLLATYDVKLDDEGELLEYYRTHRYRRGAADQ from the coding sequence ATGGCAGAACAATCCCGAACGAGGGTCCGGTCGTCCACGGCTGCCCGAAAGCAGAAGAAAACGCCGGGGAACGGTCCCGGGACAGTGGCTCGCCGGGCCGCCGAATTGCTGCAGAGCCTGATCAGCCAGCGGGTGGAAGGTGTTTCCGCGGTACGCCGGACCGACGACGGCTGGTGTGTCGAGGTGGATGTGCTGGAGCTGGCGCGGATTCCGGATACCACGAGCCTTCTGGCGACATACGACGTGAAGCTCGACGACGAGGGCGAACTACTCGAGTACTACCGGACCCACCGCTATCGACGAGGTGCGGCCGACCAGTGA
- a CDS encoding GMC family oxidoreductase N-terminal domain-containing protein, producing the protein MGGEVRVYDYIIVGAGSAGCVLAARLSEDENTRVLLVEAGPADDAQEIHVPAAFSKLFQTKYDWSYLSACEPGLDGRRRFLPRGRMLGGSSSMNAMIYIRGNRRDYDAWAVAGAEQWSWDDVLPYFLRAEDFQGKKSPWHGTGGPLTVSEGRSRHPLMAAYVAAALEAGHPFTADFNGPEQDGVGYYHLTQRNGMRCSTAVAYLRPALDRPNLEVLTGAQCTRILFDGERASGVELERGGELRQWHAEREVVLSAGAYNSPQLLMLSGIGVAGELAALGITPRVDLPVGENLQDHPHVGLSYLTDTATLLTAETPDTVRMLETEGRGPLTSNVGEAGGFHRTREELDAPDIQVHATPVMFHEEGISPVTDHAFMFGAVLLAPTSRGKVSLRSAIPSAAPHILHNYLATEDDRATMLRALRMLLDIADRPSLRKHRRADFRVPRSTDDAGLLEFARRELHTLYHPAGSCPIGPVVDSRLRVHGVSGLRVVDASVMPTVVRGNTNAPTIMIAEKAADLIRDIPAPA; encoded by the coding sequence ATGGGCGGAGAGGTGCGCGTGTACGACTACATCATCGTGGGGGCCGGGTCGGCGGGGTGCGTGCTGGCAGCCCGGCTCAGCGAGGACGAGAACACCCGCGTCCTGCTCGTCGAGGCCGGGCCGGCGGACGATGCCCAGGAGATCCACGTTCCGGCCGCCTTCAGCAAGTTGTTCCAGACCAAGTACGACTGGAGTTACCTCAGCGCATGCGAACCGGGTCTGGACGGCCGCCGCCGGTTCCTGCCCCGGGGCCGGATGCTCGGTGGTTCGTCGTCCATGAACGCGATGATCTACATCCGCGGCAACCGGCGCGACTACGACGCCTGGGCCGTCGCCGGCGCCGAGCAGTGGAGCTGGGACGACGTCCTGCCCTACTTCCTGCGCGCCGAGGACTTCCAGGGCAAGAAATCACCGTGGCACGGCACCGGCGGTCCGCTGACCGTCAGCGAAGGCCGCTCCCGGCATCCGCTGATGGCTGCTTATGTCGCGGCCGCCTTGGAGGCCGGCCACCCCTTCACCGCCGACTTCAACGGCCCGGAACAGGACGGTGTCGGCTACTACCACCTCACCCAGCGCAACGGCATGCGCTGCAGCACGGCCGTTGCGTATCTGCGGCCGGCTCTGGACCGGCCGAATCTGGAGGTGCTCACCGGCGCCCAGTGCACCCGCATCCTGTTCGACGGCGAGCGCGCGAGCGGCGTCGAGCTGGAGCGGGGCGGCGAACTGCGGCAATGGCACGCCGAGCGGGAGGTGGTGCTGTCGGCCGGTGCGTACAACTCCCCGCAACTGCTGATGCTTTCCGGGATCGGCGTGGCGGGTGAACTCGCGGCGCTCGGCATCACGCCCCGGGTGGACCTCCCGGTGGGGGAAAATCTGCAGGACCACCCGCATGTCGGCCTCTCCTATCTGACCGACACCGCAACCCTGTTGACCGCCGAGACGCCGGACACCGTGCGCATGCTGGAGACCGAGGGGCGGGGCCCGCTCACCTCCAATGTCGGTGAGGCCGGCGGCTTCCACCGCACCCGCGAGGAACTGGACGCCCCGGACATCCAGGTGCACGCCACCCCGGTGATGTTCCACGAGGAGGGCATCAGCCCCGTCACCGACCACGCCTTCATGTTCGGCGCGGTCCTGCTCGCCCCCACCAGCCGGGGCAAGGTCTCGCTGCGGTCGGCGATCCCCAGCGCCGCTCCGCACATCCTGCACAACTACCTGGCCACCGAGGACGACCGCGCCACGATGCTGCGGGCGCTGAGGATGCTGCTGGACATCGCCGACCGCCCCAGTCTGCGCAAGCACCGCCGTGCCGACTTCCGCGTTCCCCGCTCCACGGACGACGCCGGGCTGCTGGAGTTCGCCCGTCGTGAGCTGCACACCTTGTACCACCCGGCGGGCAGCTGCCCGATCGGCCCCGTGGTCGACTCCCGGCTCAGGGTGCACGGGGTGAGCGGCCTGCGGGTGGTGGACGCGTCGGTGATGCCCACGGTGGTCCGGGGCAATACCAATGCCCCCACGATCATGATCGCGGAGAAGGCGGCGGACCTGATCCGCGACATCCCTGCCCCGGCCTGA